One Beggiatoa leptomitoformis DNA segment encodes these proteins:
- the nuoN gene encoding NADH-quinone oxidoreductase subunit NuoN: MTFEFVAAELGYLMPEILLLTLACVVLLVDVYLPEQLRNLTYQLTQGALIGSALMVVATYPESRMVVMSGMYISDPMAAILKLFILSIVFFVFIYSRDYLRDRGLLKGEFFVLGLFATLGMLIMVSAHSLLLVYLGLELLSLSLYGMVAMQRESHQATEAAMKYFVLGAIASGMLLYGMSILYGVTNSLDLSVIAQGINANTVSKTMLVYGLVFIVIGLAFKLGAVPFHMWVPDVYQGAPTAVTLFISSAPKIAAFAIMMRLLVEGLGDLQSHWQGMLVLLSFLSMGLGNIVAIAQTNIKRMLAYSTISHVGFLMLGVIAGTSKGYGAAMFYTLVYTLMSLGSFGVILLLSRAGFEAERLEDFKGLNERNSWFAFIMLILMLSMAGIPPLLGFWAKWVVLTEVIQAGYLWLAIFAVIFSVIGAFYYLRVIKMMYFDKPEDTTAINPQMDMQVALSANGLLILGLGIVPQLLLSLCFGAMGV; this comes from the coding sequence ATGACTTTTGAGTTTGTAGCCGCAGAGCTAGGATACTTGATGCCAGAAATTTTGTTGTTGACACTGGCATGTGTGGTGCTGTTGGTAGATGTTTACTTGCCTGAACAGTTGCGGAATCTAACCTATCAATTGACGCAAGGCGCATTGATTGGTAGTGCTTTAATGGTGGTTGCGACCTATCCTGAAAGTCGGATGGTGGTCATGAGTGGTATGTACATCAGTGATCCTATGGCGGCTATTCTCAAACTATTCATCTTATCCATTGTCTTTTTTGTGTTTATTTACTCACGTGACTATTTACGTGACCGTGGGTTATTAAAAGGTGAATTTTTTGTTTTAGGGTTATTTGCCACGTTGGGTATGTTAATAATGGTTTCTGCACATAGCCTCTTACTGGTGTATTTAGGCTTGGAATTGTTATCACTTTCCCTATATGGCATGGTTGCCATGCAACGTGAGTCACATCAAGCAACTGAAGCAGCAATGAAATATTTCGTGCTGGGTGCTATTGCATCAGGAATGTTGTTATACGGAATGTCAATTTTGTATGGTGTGACCAATTCGTTAGACCTCAGTGTCATCGCACAAGGTATTAATGCCAATACAGTAAGTAAAACCATGTTAGTTTATGGATTGGTGTTTATTGTTATTGGGTTAGCCTTTAAATTAGGTGCAGTTCCTTTTCACATGTGGGTACCTGATGTTTATCAAGGTGCGCCTACTGCAGTGACTTTATTCATTAGTTCCGCACCTAAAATCGCAGCATTTGCAATTATGATGCGTTTATTGGTTGAAGGCTTGGGTGATTTACAAAGCCATTGGCAAGGTATGTTAGTTTTATTATCCTTCTTGTCTATGGGGTTGGGTAATATTGTAGCGATTGCTCAGACCAATATTAAACGGATGTTGGCATACTCTACAATTTCGCATGTAGGCTTTTTAATGTTAGGTGTTATTGCTGGTACATCAAAAGGTTATGGTGCAGCAATGTTTTATACACTTGTTTATACCCTCATGTCACTGGGGAGTTTTGGGGTCATTTTATTGCTCAGTCGTGCGGGGTTTGAAGCTGAGCGTTTAGAAGATTTCAAAGGTCTTAACGAGCGTAATAGTTGGTTTGCTTTCATTATGCTGATTCTGATGTTGTCTATGGCGGGTATTCCTCCATTGCTGGGATTCTGGGCGAAGTGGGTTGTATTAACAGAGGTTATTCAAGCAGGTTATCTTTGGTTAGCCATTTTTGCTGTGATTTTCTCTGTTATCGGTGCGTTCTACTATTTGCGCGTCATCAAAATGATGTATTTTGATAAGCCTGAAGATACTACTGCCATCAATCCGCAAATGGATATGCAGGTTGCACTTAGTGCAAATGGTTTATTAATATTGGGTTTAGGAATTGTCCCTCAACTTTTGTTAAGTTTGTGTTTTGGCGCAATGGGTGTCTAA
- a CDS encoding ComEA family DNA-binding protein, translating to MLKKIRVGLLSALFLLSGNIFAAESVQPVIQQKVDLNTADIATLDAELIGVGPKKAEAIFKYRTDNGSFKTIDELKKVPGIGDKLFEKNRDKITVSQPVQPNTVAETPASAEQPTSTETH from the coding sequence ATGCTAAAAAAAATACGGGTAGGTTTGTTAAGTGCATTGTTTTTATTGAGTGGTAATATTTTTGCGGCGGAATCTGTACAACCTGTTATACAACAGAAAGTTGACTTGAATACGGCTGATATTGCAACGCTAGATGCAGAACTGATAGGTGTTGGACCTAAGAAAGCAGAGGCGATTTTTAAGTACCGTACGGACAATGGTTCATTTAAAACCATTGATGAATTGAAGAAAGTGCCGGGCATTGGGGATAAGTTGTTTGAGAAAAATCGGGATAAAATAACCGTTTCTCAGCCAGTACAGCCAAACACTGTGGCAGAAACTCCCGCTTCAGCCGAACAACCTACTTCTACAGAAACACATTGA
- a CDS encoding arginyltransferase yields MNFRTQFNLYATPPHTCSYLPNRQATTVFIDPHFPKDKALYNTLSQHGFRRSGNHLYRPHCHSCDACVPVRIPVWLFKPNRTQKRIWQKNQDITVKTTASVFCEAHFQLYCRYLAARHAGGGMDNPTRDSYIQFLTSGWADTIFYEFYLQTTLIGVAVVDRFEQGLSAVYTFFDPTPEYTKRSLGVYAVLWEIEECKRQCCDALYLGYWIKDCQKMSYKINYHPLEHYRHGIWQLKP; encoded by the coding sequence ATGAATTTTCGAACACAGTTTAATTTATATGCAACGCCCCCACATACATGTAGTTATCTGCCCAATCGTCAAGCAACAACCGTTTTCATAGACCCCCATTTTCCGAAAGACAAAGCCTTATATAACACACTGTCACAACACGGATTTCGGCGCAGCGGTAATCATTTATATCGTCCACATTGTCATAGTTGTGATGCCTGTGTGCCTGTACGTATTCCTGTTTGGCTATTCAAACCCAATCGGACGCAAAAACGTATATGGCAAAAAAACCAAGATATCACTGTTAAAACAACAGCCAGCGTTTTTTGTGAAGCACATTTTCAACTTTACTGTCGTTATTTAGCAGCACGCCATGCAGGTGGCGGGATGGATAATCCAACCCGTGATAGTTATATACAATTTTTAACCAGTGGCTGGGCGGATACTATTTTCTACGAGTTTTATTTGCAAACAACATTGATTGGTGTTGCTGTTGTTGACCGTTTTGAACAAGGACTTTCTGCTGTTTATACGTTTTTTGACCCCACGCCCGAATATACAAAACGGAGCTTAGGTGTTTATGCTGTTTTATGGGAAATTGAGGAATGTAAACGACAATGTTGTGATGCATTGTATTTGGGATATTGGATTAAAGATTGCCAAAAAATGAGCTATAAAATAAATTATCACCCATTGGAACACTATCGACATGGTATATGGCAGTTGAAGCCTTAA
- a CDS encoding complex I subunit 4 family protein → MFADLPLLSLLIWLPILGGLWVLAVGRQDNGGSTAKPVALAISIVTFVLSLPLFFGFDSTTPAMQFSEKLAWIPAFNIYYHLGVDGISMPLIILTSFTTILVVLAGWEVIQYKSAQYMASFLIMEGIMIGVFASLDAILFYVMFEAMLVPMFIIIGVWGGVNRIYATIKFFLYTFLGSVFMLIALLYLYTQSDSFYILDYHQLKIGFQAQVFIFFAFFMAFAVKVPMWPVHTWLPDAHVEAPTGGSVILAAIMLKLGAYGFLRFTLPIVPDASKDLDWFMIFLSLVAVVYIGFVALVQKDMKKLIAYSSISHMGFVTLGFFMVFRILGNTAIPHEMATAGAAMGMQGAMVQMISHGFISGAMFLCVGVLYDRLHSRMIHDYGGVANTMPLFAMFSVFFAMSNSGLPGTSGFVGEFLVILSAFKANFWIAFLAATTLILGAAYTLWMVKRVIFGKVHNYNLDHLDRFSNRRRRRAESEQLAPTGVATLHDINAREITILAILAAMVLFFGIYPAPLLEVMQVSVQHLLEHISQSKLM, encoded by the coding sequence CTTTGCCACTATTTTTTGGTTTTGATAGCACAACGCCCGCCATGCAATTTAGCGAAAAATTGGCTTGGATTCCCGCTTTTAATATCTACTATCATTTAGGCGTAGATGGTATATCCATGCCATTGATTATCTTAACCTCTTTTACAACAATTTTGGTTGTTTTAGCGGGTTGGGAAGTGATTCAATACAAGTCTGCACAATACATGGCATCCTTTCTTATTATGGAAGGTATCATGATTGGCGTGTTTGCTTCTTTAGATGCCATTCTTTTCTATGTTATGTTTGAGGCAATGCTTGTTCCAATGTTTATCATCATTGGGGTTTGGGGGGGAGTCAATCGGATTTATGCAACGATTAAATTCTTTCTTTATACCTTTTTGGGTTCAGTCTTTATGTTAATTGCCTTGTTGTATCTTTATACGCAATCAGACAGTTTTTACATTTTAGACTATCATCAGTTAAAAATTGGATTTCAAGCTCAAGTTTTTATTTTCTTTGCCTTTTTTATGGCGTTCGCGGTTAAAGTACCTATGTGGCCTGTGCATACATGGTTACCTGATGCACACGTAGAAGCACCAACGGGTGGTTCTGTCATTCTAGCGGCTATCATGTTGAAATTAGGTGCTTATGGTTTCTTACGTTTCACGCTGCCAATTGTACCTGATGCCAGTAAAGATTTAGATTGGTTCATGATATTTTTATCTTTAGTGGCTGTTGTCTATATTGGTTTTGTCGCGCTTGTGCAAAAAGATATGAAGAAACTGATTGCTTATTCCTCCATTTCACACATGGGGTTTGTCACTTTGGGTTTCTTTATGGTTTTTCGCATCTTAGGAAACACAGCTATTCCCCATGAAATGGCAACGGCTGGTGCTGCAATGGGTATGCAGGGTGCGATGGTGCAAATGATTTCTCATGGATTCATTTCTGGTGCAATGTTCTTATGTGTCGGTGTGTTATATGACCGTTTGCACAGCCGTATGATTCATGATTATGGTGGTGTCGCCAATACCATGCCATTATTTGCCATGTTCTCTGTCTTTTTTGCCATGAGTAATTCAGGATTACCGGGAACATCTGGTTTTGTGGGTGAATTTTTGGTTATTTTGAGTGCATTTAAAGCAAATTTCTGGATTGCTTTTCTGGCAGCTACAACCCTGATTTTGGGGGCAGCTTATACCTTATGGATGGTTAAACGGGTGATTTTTGGTAAGGTTCATAATTACAATCTTGACCATTTAGATCGTTTCTCTAATCGTCGCAGACGGCGTGCTGAATCTGAACAACTTGCTCCAACAGGTGTCGCTACATTGCATGATATAAATGCAAGAGAAATAACTATTTTAGCAATCCTTGCTGCAATGGTTTTATTCTTTGGTATTTATCCCGCACCATTATTAGAAGTAATGCAAGTTTCAGTACAACACTTGTTAGAACATATTTCGCAATCCAAATTGATGTAA